Proteins from one Streptomyces sp. NBC_00390 genomic window:
- a CDS encoding carboxymuconolactone decarboxylase family protein: protein MTTTRSGITATGGTDTAAPPREAHAPEHSPRLTWAKLAPDVYKAMVQLDSAARQHLDPALLELVKIRASQINHCAFCLDMHTKDALAAGESVERIVQLSAWEESRHFYTDKELAAIELTQAVTVLTEGFVPDDVYAKAAAHFDETELAHLVSAITVINAWNRFGVTARLVPGHYTPGSRRL, encoded by the coding sequence ATGACGACGACGCGGAGCGGCATCACGGCAACCGGCGGCACCGACACCGCTGCGCCTCCACGGGAGGCCCACGCGCCGGAGCACAGCCCGCGCCTGACCTGGGCCAAGCTCGCACCGGACGTCTACAAGGCGATGGTGCAGCTCGACTCCGCCGCCCGGCAGCACCTCGACCCCGCTCTGCTGGAGCTGGTCAAGATCCGCGCCTCGCAGATCAACCACTGCGCGTTCTGCCTCGACATGCACACCAAGGACGCGCTCGCGGCCGGGGAGTCGGTGGAGCGTATCGTCCAGCTCTCCGCCTGGGAGGAGTCGCGGCACTTCTACACCGACAAGGAGCTCGCGGCGATCGAGCTGACGCAAGCGGTGACCGTGCTGACCGAGGGCTTCGTCCCGGACGATGTGTACGCGAAGGCCGCCGCGCACTTCGACGAGACCGAACTCGCCCATCTCGTCTCGGCGATCACGGTGATCAACGCCTGGAACCGTTTCGGTGTGACCGCCCGTCTGGTTCCCGGCCACTACACGCCCGGTTCGCGGCGGCTGTGA
- a CDS encoding ABC transporter substrate-binding protein produces the protein MRNRTRVLRTATAVVGALGVLSLSACGAADTGKSKDVGGDKVVRLTVPSWVGAQANTAVAAYILKEELGYTVKSQQMGEVLAWDALSKGDIDAIMEDWGHPKEEKQYVETKKTVVKAGDLGVEGHIGWFVPKYFADAHPDVTDWKNLNKYAKDFRTAESGDKGEILEGSPDYVTNDDAIIKNLKLDLKTNYSGSEAAQITAIKKYAKEKKPFLTYWWTPQWLNAQVDLVEVKLPAYTEGCDADPKKVACAYPNTPLQKYLNADFAKNGGDAAEFLKNFKWTTEQQNEVALMIAGEKMSPEAAAEKWVKANESTWKAWLPKK, from the coding sequence ATGCGAAACCGAACCCGAGTTCTGCGTACCGCCACCGCCGTCGTGGGCGCCCTGGGCGTCCTGTCGCTGAGCGCCTGCGGCGCCGCCGACACCGGCAAGAGCAAGGACGTCGGCGGCGACAAGGTCGTCAGACTGACCGTTCCGTCATGGGTGGGCGCCCAGGCCAACACCGCCGTCGCCGCGTACATCCTGAAGGAGGAGCTGGGCTACACGGTCAAGAGCCAGCAGATGGGCGAGGTCCTCGCCTGGGACGCGCTCTCCAAGGGCGACATCGACGCGATCATGGAGGACTGGGGTCACCCCAAGGAGGAGAAGCAGTACGTCGAGACGAAGAAGACCGTCGTCAAGGCGGGCGATCTCGGGGTCGAGGGCCACATCGGCTGGTTCGTGCCGAAGTACTTCGCGGACGCCCACCCGGACGTCACTGACTGGAAGAACCTCAACAAGTACGCCAAGGACTTCCGGACGGCGGAGAGCGGTGACAAGGGCGAGATCCTGGAGGGTTCGCCGGACTACGTCACCAACGACGACGCGATCATCAAGAACCTCAAGCTGGACCTGAAGACCAACTACTCGGGGTCCGAGGCGGCGCAGATCACGGCGATCAAGAAGTACGCGAAGGAGAAGAAGCCCTTCCTGACGTACTGGTGGACGCCGCAGTGGCTGAACGCGCAGGTCGATCTGGTCGAGGTCAAGCTGCCCGCGTACACCGAGGGCTGTGACGCCGACCCGAAGAAGGTCGCGTGCGCGTACCCGAACACGCCGCTGCAGAAGTATCTGAACGCGGACTTCGCGAAGAACGGCGGCGACGCCGCGGAGTTCCTGAAGAACTTCAAGTGGACCACCGAGCAGCAGAACGAGGTGGCGTTGATGATCGCCGGCGAGAAGATGTCGCCGGAGGCCGCCGCGGAGAAGTGGGTCAAGGCGAACGAGTCGACGTGGAAGGCGTGGCTCCCGAAGAAGTGA
- the pdxR gene encoding MocR-like pyridoxine biosynthesis transcription factor PdxR → MTDSRATFGADLHLELRGTGLRTGLMDALREAVRTGRLAPGTRLPSSRSLAADLGIARNTVADAYAELVAEGWLTAQQGSGTRVAQRSAPRRPASPAGSATARPVRGRPTYSLMAGTPDLASFPRTEWLKAARRALTAAPHEAFGYGDPRGRIELRTVLAGYLARARGVYADPGRIVICSGFVHGLMLMGKVLRRRRVREVAVESYGLDVHRNLLTDAGLRTPALPFDGVGTDTRALSGLKGAGAVLMTPAHQFPMGVPLHPDRRAAAVDWARGSGGLILEDDYDGEFRYDRQPVGALQGLDPERIVYLGTASKSLAPGLRLAWMVLPQHLVGEVLDAKGSVDWVSSALDQLTLAEFLASGAYDRHVRSMRLRYRRRRDQLVRHLAERAPGIRVSGIAAGLHAVLELPPGTEQPVVRAAAWQGLALEGVTRFRHPDAAPGDGAPVVRDALVVGYATPPDSAWTGALDALCGALAQAGGLPSAGSAE, encoded by the coding sequence ATGACGGATTCCCGGGCCACTTTCGGTGCCGACCTGCATCTGGAACTGCGCGGGACGGGACTGCGTACCGGGCTCATGGACGCCCTGCGGGAAGCCGTACGCACCGGGCGGCTGGCTCCCGGCACCCGTCTGCCGTCGTCGCGTTCACTCGCCGCCGACCTGGGGATCGCCCGCAACACGGTCGCCGACGCCTACGCCGAACTGGTCGCCGAGGGCTGGCTCACCGCCCAGCAGGGATCCGGGACCCGGGTCGCCCAGCGCTCCGCACCGCGCAGACCGGCGTCGCCCGCGGGCTCGGCCACGGCCCGTCCGGTCCGGGGGCGCCCCACCTACAGCCTGATGGCCGGCACTCCCGATCTCGCGTCCTTCCCGCGCACGGAATGGCTGAAGGCGGCGCGGCGCGCCCTGACCGCGGCACCCCACGAAGCCTTCGGCTATGGCGACCCGCGCGGCCGTATCGAGCTGAGGACGGTGCTCGCCGGCTATCTGGCCAGGGCACGCGGCGTGTACGCCGACCCCGGACGCATCGTCATCTGCTCCGGTTTCGTCCACGGCCTCATGCTCATGGGAAAGGTGCTCCGGCGGCGCAGGGTGCGGGAGGTGGCCGTCGAGTCGTACGGGCTCGACGTGCACCGGAACCTGCTGACCGATGCGGGCCTGCGTACACCCGCGCTGCCCTTTGACGGGGTCGGCACCGACACGCGGGCGCTGAGCGGGCTCAAGGGGGCGGGCGCGGTGCTGATGACGCCCGCGCACCAGTTCCCGATGGGGGTACCGCTGCACCCCGACCGGCGCGCCGCGGCCGTCGACTGGGCGCGCGGCAGCGGCGGGCTGATCCTGGAGGACGACTACGACGGGGAGTTCCGGTACGACCGCCAGCCGGTCGGCGCGCTGCAGGGTCTGGATCCCGAACGGATCGTCTACCTCGGCACGGCCAGCAAGTCCCTTGCGCCGGGGCTTCGGCTGGCGTGGATGGTGCTGCCCCAGCATCTGGTGGGGGAGGTGCTGGACGCGAAGGGTAGCGTCGACTGGGTGTCCAGCGCCCTGGACCAGCTGACGCTCGCCGAGTTCCTCGCCTCCGGCGCGTACGACCGGCATGTGCGGAGCATGCGGCTGCGCTACCGGCGCCGCCGGGACCAGTTGGTGCGGCACCTGGCCGAACGGGCCCCGGGCATCCGCGTGAGCGGCATCGCCGCCGGACTCCACGCCGTCCTCGAACTCCCGCCGGGCACCGAACAGCCGGTGGTTCGCGCGGCGGCCTGGCAGGGCCTGGCCCTGGAGGGTGTCACCCGCTTCCGGCACCCGGACGCTGCGCCGGGCGACGGTGCGCCGGTCGTCCGCGATGCGCTCGTCGTCGGGTATGCGACCCCGCCGGACAGTGCGTGGACGGGGGCGCTGGACGCGCTCTGCGGGGCATTGGCGCAGGCCGGGGGCCTGCCCTCGGCAGGCTCCGCCGAGTGA
- a CDS encoding aldehyde dehydrogenase family protein gives MSAQKTIHVGGEWRAAASGAVREIIDPADADVFAVVAEGGAEDTDAAVAAARSAFDTGKWPRTPTPERAALLRRVAGLLERDRERIGALESRDAGKTLEEGRVDVDCVRDAFLYFADLVMNESGGRVVDAGSDDIHSVVVHEPVGVCALITPWNYPLLQASWKIAPALAAGNTFVIKPSELTPLTTVALIDLLTEAGLPPGVANIVTGAGDPVGARLAEHPDVDLVSFTGGLVSGTKVMRAAADTVKKVALELGGKNPNVVFADACSTDEGFDTAVDQALNAAFIHSGQVCSAGSRLIVEEPLRERFVAELARRAGKIRIGRGSDEGVECGPLVSRQQLARTEEFVETALKEGAVLRAGGERPDGPGYFYRPTVLDQCHRGMRVVREEVFGPVLTVETFRTEDEAIALANDTEYGLAGAVWTADPGRARRVAGRMRHGTVWINDFHPYLPQAEWGGFGKSGIGRELGPAGLAEYRETKHIYQNLAPRPVRWFAG, from the coding sequence GTGTCGGCACAAAAGACCATCCATGTGGGCGGAGAGTGGCGCGCAGCCGCCTCAGGAGCCGTGCGCGAGATCATCGACCCCGCCGATGCGGACGTTTTCGCTGTCGTCGCGGAGGGTGGGGCCGAGGACACCGACGCGGCTGTCGCCGCTGCGCGGTCCGCGTTCGACACGGGAAAGTGGCCGCGGACGCCCACGCCCGAGAGGGCCGCGCTGCTCCGCCGTGTGGCCGGACTGCTGGAGCGCGACCGGGAGAGGATCGGCGCGCTGGAGAGCCGCGACGCCGGGAAGACCCTGGAGGAAGGGCGCGTCGACGTCGACTGTGTACGCGACGCCTTCCTCTACTTCGCCGACCTCGTCATGAACGAGAGCGGCGGCCGCGTCGTCGACGCCGGGTCGGACGACATCCACAGCGTGGTCGTCCATGAGCCGGTCGGCGTCTGCGCCCTGATCACGCCGTGGAACTACCCGCTCCTTCAGGCCAGCTGGAAGATCGCCCCGGCACTGGCCGCGGGCAACACCTTCGTGATCAAGCCCAGCGAGCTCACCCCGCTCACCACCGTCGCGCTGATCGACCTGCTCACCGAGGCCGGACTGCCGCCCGGTGTCGCGAACATCGTCACCGGCGCCGGGGACCCGGTCGGAGCCAGGCTCGCCGAGCACCCCGACGTGGACCTGGTGTCCTTCACCGGCGGGCTCGTCAGCGGCACCAAGGTGATGCGCGCCGCCGCGGACACCGTCAAGAAGGTCGCACTCGAACTCGGCGGCAAGAACCCGAACGTCGTCTTCGCCGACGCGTGCTCGACCGACGAGGGCTTCGACACCGCCGTGGACCAGGCGCTGAACGCCGCCTTCATCCACAGCGGCCAGGTCTGCTCCGCCGGCTCCCGGCTCATCGTCGAGGAGCCGCTGCGCGAACGCTTCGTCGCCGAACTCGCGCGCCGCGCCGGGAAGATCCGCATCGGGCGCGGCAGCGACGAGGGCGTGGAGTGCGGACCCCTCGTGTCGCGGCAGCAGCTCGCCAGGACCGAGGAGTTCGTCGAGACGGCGCTCAAGGAGGGTGCGGTCCTGCGGGCCGGCGGTGAACGGCCGGACGGCCCCGGCTACTTCTACCGGCCCACCGTCCTCGACCAGTGCCACCGCGGCATGCGCGTCGTCCGCGAGGAGGTCTTCGGCCCCGTTCTCACCGTCGAGACGTTCCGCACGGAGGACGAGGCGATCGCTCTCGCCAACGACACGGAGTACGGGCTCGCCGGGGCAGTGTGGACCGCCGACCCCGGGCGGGCGCGGCGGGTCGCCGGGCGGATGAGGCACGGGACCGTCTGGATCAACGACTTCCACCCCTACCTGCCGCAGGCGGAATGGGGCGGCTTCGGCAAGTCCGGCATCGGCCGTGAGCTGGGCCCGGCCGGGCTCGCCGAATACCGGGAGACCAAGCACATCTACCAGAACCTCGCCCCGCGCCCCGTGCGCTGGTTCGCGGGCTGA
- a CDS encoding GMC family oxidoreductase — protein sequence MTEYDYVVVGGGTAGSVIASRLTENPDISVAVIEGGPSDVGRDDVLTLRRWMGLLGGELDYDYPTTEQPRGNSHIRHSRARVLGGCSSHNTLIAFKPLPSDWDEWAAAGAQGWDAAAMDPYYGRLLNNIVPVDEADRNPIARDFVDAARTALGVPRVEGFNRQPFHEGVGFFDLAYHPENNKRSSASVAYLHPFLDRPNLHIALETWAFRLELDGTRAKGVHVRTKDGEERLVRARREVLVCAGAVDTPRLLLHSGIGPKQDLEALGIPVVHDLPGVGENLLDHPESVIVWETHGPIPENSAMDSDAGLFVRRDEASGGPDLMFHFYQIPFTDNPERLGYERPAHGVSMTPNIPKPRSRGRLYLTSADPQVKPALDFRYFTDEDDYDGRTLVDGIRLARQIAAREPLASWLKREVCPGPAITSDEEIGEYARKVAHTVYHPAGTCRMGSSGDELAVVAPDLRIRGLEGIRIADASVFPTMPAVNPMIGVLMVGEKCADLLNEGETR from the coding sequence ATGACCGAGTACGACTATGTCGTCGTCGGGGGCGGCACCGCCGGATCGGTGATCGCCTCCCGCCTCACCGAGAACCCGGACATCTCCGTCGCCGTCATCGAGGGTGGCCCCAGCGACGTCGGCCGCGACGACGTACTGACCCTGCGCCGCTGGATGGGCCTGCTCGGCGGGGAACTCGACTACGACTACCCGACCACCGAGCAGCCCCGCGGCAACTCCCACATCCGCCACAGCCGGGCCCGCGTCCTCGGCGGCTGCTCCTCGCACAACACCCTCATCGCCTTCAAGCCGCTGCCGTCCGACTGGGACGAGTGGGCGGCGGCCGGTGCGCAGGGCTGGGACGCCGCGGCCATGGACCCGTACTACGGCCGGCTGCTCAACAACATCGTCCCCGTCGACGAGGCCGACCGTAACCCGATCGCCCGCGACTTCGTCGACGCGGCGCGGACGGCGCTCGGAGTGCCGCGCGTCGAGGGATTCAACCGGCAGCCCTTCCACGAGGGCGTCGGTTTCTTCGACCTCGCCTACCACCCGGAGAACAACAAGCGTTCGTCCGCCTCGGTCGCCTACCTGCACCCCTTCCTGGACCGGCCGAACCTGCACATCGCCCTGGAGACCTGGGCGTTCCGGCTGGAGCTGGACGGCACCCGCGCGAAGGGTGTGCACGTACGCACCAAGGACGGCGAGGAGCGGCTCGTACGGGCGCGGCGCGAAGTCCTCGTCTGCGCGGGCGCTGTGGACACCCCGCGACTGCTCCTGCACTCCGGCATCGGACCGAAGCAGGACCTCGAGGCTCTCGGCATCCCGGTCGTCCACGATCTGCCGGGCGTCGGCGAGAACCTGCTCGACCACCCCGAGTCGGTGATCGTCTGGGAGACGCACGGGCCGATCCCGGAGAACTCTGCGATGGACAGTGACGCGGGTCTGTTCGTACGGCGCGACGAGGCGTCCGGCGGACCCGACCTGATGTTCCACTTCTACCAGATCCCGTTCACCGACAACCCGGAGCGGCTCGGCTACGAGCGGCCCGCGCACGGGGTGTCCATGACGCCGAACATCCCCAAGCCGCGCAGTCGCGGCCGGCTCTACCTGACCAGCGCGGATCCACAGGTCAAGCCCGCACTGGACTTCAGGTACTTCACCGACGAGGACGACTACGACGGGCGCACGCTGGTCGACGGAATCCGGCTGGCCCGGCAGATCGCGGCCCGGGAACCGCTGGCGAGCTGGCTGAAGCGCGAGGTCTGCCCGGGGCCCGCGATCACCTCGGACGAGGAGATCGGGGAGTACGCGCGCAAGGTCGCGCACACCGTGTACCACCCGGCCGGCACCTGCCGTATGGGGTCCTCGGGAGATGAACTCGCCGTAGTTGCACCGGATTTGAGGATCCGGGGGCTGGAGGGGATCCGGATCGCCGACGCGTCCGTCTTCCCGACGATGCCGGCAGTGAACCCGATGATCGGGGTCCTGATGGTCGGGGAGAAGTGCGCGGATCTGCTGAATGAGGGAGAAACCCGATGA
- a CDS encoding DMT family transporter: MICALGSAVCFGTASVLQAMAARAAEPGSGSGVDAALLLRALRQWRYLVGLALDGLGFLLQIVALRSLPIYVVGAALAASLAVTAVVSSRLLHVRLSRTEWAAVVVVCAGMAMLGLAAGPEGDRAGSTALRWCTLGTALGVLVLGAVAGRLPDRPRALVLGLGAGIGFGVVEVSVRLIDTLALPEVLTNVALYALLVGGGAAFLLLTSALQRGSVTTATAGLVITETIGPSVVGVVWLGDRTREGLAWLAITGFVVAVAGALALARFGELPAQGEQAGEPEPTK, from the coding sequence ATGATCTGTGCGCTCGGCTCCGCGGTCTGCTTCGGCACGGCCTCCGTACTGCAGGCGATGGCGGCGCGCGCCGCCGAGCCCGGATCCGGCTCCGGGGTCGACGCGGCGCTGCTGCTGCGCGCGCTGCGGCAGTGGCGCTATCTCGTAGGCCTCGCGCTCGACGGCCTGGGCTTCCTGCTGCAGATCGTCGCCCTGCGCTCCCTGCCCATCTACGTGGTCGGCGCGGCGCTCGCCGCCAGCCTCGCCGTCACCGCCGTGGTCTCCTCCCGCCTGCTCCATGTGCGCCTCAGCCGCACCGAGTGGGCGGCGGTCGTCGTCGTCTGCGCCGGTATGGCAATGCTGGGGCTCGCCGCCGGACCGGAGGGCGACCGGGCCGGTTCCACGGCGCTGCGCTGGTGCACGCTGGGCACGGCGCTCGGCGTGCTGGTCCTCGGCGCCGTGGCCGGCAGGCTGCCCGACCGGCCCCGCGCCCTGGTCCTGGGGCTCGGCGCGGGTATCGGCTTCGGCGTCGTCGAGGTCTCCGTCCGCCTGATCGACACGCTCGCCCTGCCCGAGGTGCTGACCAACGTGGCCCTGTACGCGCTGCTGGTCGGCGGCGGTGCGGCGTTCCTGCTGCTCACCTCCGCCCTGCAGCGCGGCTCGGTGACGACCGCCACCGCCGGTCTGGTCATCACCGAGACGATCGGCCCGTCCGTGGTGGGCGTCGTCTGGCTGGGCGACCGTACCCGCGAGGGGCTGGCCTGGCTGGCGATCACGGGCTTCGTGGTGGCCGTGGCCGGGGCGCTGGCCCTGGCGAGGTTCGGCGAGCTGCCCGCCCAGGGAGAGCAGGCCGGTGAGCCTGAGCCAACAAAGTGA
- a CDS encoding isocitrate lyase/PEP mutase family protein: protein MTTRAQMFRALHHGRDAGDPLVLPGPWDAASARAFADAGFPALATPSAGVSASLGYEDGRTPADEMFAAVARIVRAVDVPVTADVEAGYGLNPKELVDRILETGAVGCNLEDSDPATKALGDPRRHADRLAEVRAEAGDALFVNARVDTYLRGVTDPAEALARIRLYAAAGADCVYPIGVPPEHLPLLRAGTGIPINVGAPAVAPPLAELGRLGATRITFGPGLQHRAHTAVQTIARELRG, encoded by the coding sequence ATGACGACACGTGCACAGATGTTCCGCGCCCTGCACCACGGCCGGGACGCCGGGGATCCGCTCGTACTTCCGGGGCCGTGGGACGCCGCGAGCGCCCGCGCCTTCGCCGATGCGGGCTTCCCTGCCCTGGCGACGCCGAGCGCGGGGGTCTCGGCGTCGCTGGGGTACGAGGACGGCCGGACGCCGGCGGACGAGATGTTCGCGGCTGTCGCCCGTATCGTCCGAGCGGTCGATGTCCCGGTGACGGCGGATGTCGAGGCGGGCTACGGCCTGAACCCGAAGGAGCTGGTGGACCGGATCCTTGAGACGGGCGCGGTCGGCTGCAACCTGGAGGACTCCGACCCGGCGACCAAGGCGCTCGGGGATCCGCGGCGGCACGCCGACCGGCTGGCCGAGGTTCGGGCTGAGGCGGGCGACGCGCTGTTCGTCAACGCACGGGTGGACACGTATCTGCGCGGCGTGACCGACCCCGCGGAGGCACTCGCCCGCATCAGGCTGTACGCCGCGGCCGGGGCGGACTGCGTGTACCCGATCGGCGTGCCACCGGAGCACCTGCCGCTGCTGCGCGCCGGAACCGGCATCCCGATCAACGTCGGCGCGCCTGCCGTCGCCCCGCCCCTCGCGGAACTGGGCCGTCTCGGGGCAACCCGCATCACCTTCGGCCCGGGCCTCCAGCACCGGGCGCACACAGCGGTGCAGACGATCGCCCGCGAGCTGAGGGGCTGA
- a CDS encoding quaternary amine ABC transporter ATP-binding protein: MKPVTTSDPVTEKSVTDAPESDSPGAGDTAPAAADTPVFQVRDLWKVFGPKASRIPRDAELGALTPAELRDRTGCTAAVRDVSFDVRKGEVFVVMGLSGSGKSTLVRCLTRLIEPTSGSIAIDGEDVLSMDTARLRELRRHRASMVFQHFGLLPHRSVLDNVAYGLEIQGLGKAARRSRAADVVAKVGLEGLEHRRPGQLSGGQQQRVGLARALAVDPEVLLFDEPFSALDPLIRRDMQEEVIRLHREEGRTMVFITHDLSEALKLGDRIALMRDGRIVQLGTPEEIVGSPADDYVRDFVRDVPREQVMTVRTAMRPAKDATESETGPALAPDATVIEAIEAVARTGQSARVVEDGRCLGVVDHAGLLRVVAGVGDAEGVAA; the protein is encoded by the coding sequence ATGAAGCCCGTGACCACGTCCGATCCGGTGACGGAGAAGTCCGTGACCGACGCGCCCGAGAGCGACAGCCCCGGGGCGGGCGACACCGCCCCCGCCGCGGCGGACACGCCCGTCTTCCAGGTCCGTGACCTGTGGAAGGTCTTCGGACCCAAGGCCTCCCGCATCCCGCGCGACGCCGAGCTCGGCGCACTCACGCCTGCCGAACTGCGCGACCGCACCGGCTGCACCGCCGCCGTGCGCGATGTCTCCTTCGACGTCCGCAAGGGCGAGGTCTTCGTCGTGATGGGCCTGTCCGGCTCCGGCAAGTCCACGCTCGTGCGCTGCCTCACCCGGCTGATCGAGCCGACCTCCGGGTCGATCGCCATCGACGGCGAGGACGTCCTGTCCATGGACACCGCCCGGCTGCGCGAGCTGCGCCGCCACCGTGCCTCCATGGTCTTCCAGCACTTCGGGCTGCTGCCGCACCGCTCGGTGCTCGACAACGTCGCGTACGGACTGGAGATCCAGGGTCTCGGCAAGGCCGCCCGCCGGTCCCGGGCAGCCGATGTCGTCGCCAAGGTGGGCCTGGAGGGTCTGGAGCACCGCCGCCCCGGTCAGCTCTCCGGCGGCCAGCAGCAGCGCGTCGGTCTGGCGCGGGCGCTCGCCGTCGACCCCGAAGTGCTGCTGTTCGACGAGCCGTTCAGCGCGCTCGACCCGCTGATCCGCCGCGACATGCAGGAGGAGGTCATCCGGCTGCACCGCGAGGAGGGCCGCACGATGGTCTTCATCACCCACGATCTGAGCGAGGCGCTCAAGCTCGGTGACCGCATCGCGCTGATGCGCGACGGCCGGATCGTGCAGCTCGGCACACCGGAGGAGATCGTCGGGTCGCCGGCCGACGACTACGTACGGGACTTCGTCCGCGATGTGCCGCGCGAGCAGGTCATGACCGTCCGTACGGCGATGCGGCCGGCGAAGGACGCGACCGAGAGCGAGACGGGCCCGGCGCTCGCCCCCGACGCGACGGTCATCGAGGCGATCGAAGCGGTCGCCCGCACCGGTCAGAGCGCCCGTGTCGTCGAGGACGGCCGCTGTCTGGGCGTCGTCGACCACGCCGGGCTGCTGCGCGTGGTGGCGGGCGTCGGCGACGCCGAGGGGGTGGCGGCGTGA
- a CDS encoding ABC transporter permease has product MTAAVSAPAARKVASFRDLARHRVGSKLVVLGALALVLVPLGIGLWGSGSWPAALTVDVSGPLDDANAWVVDNRETHPLFLYFLLHLSNTATDAVTAVHNALDAMGWTGVLAAGVLFAWRAAGLGRKGIKVAATALGAFAVCGLLGMWEATLLTIALMIVAVVAAALLGVLIGLPAGLSDRVDRALRPVLDTMQVLPAFAYLLPFVLVFGTGTPAALFCTVIYAAPPMARLTALGLRGADPSVLEASASLGASPWQRLRTARLPLARKQMLLGLNQTIMMALSMVVIAALVGAGGLGEEVYSALSTVDVGRALAAGIPIVLIAVWLDRTTAAAGDRIGESAPGGGPLHGRSAWALVLAAVGAAVLLRFAVGKAWPEGWTYDISTPVNKAQDWITEHFASGIPVLGGTEVWSEHFTLWVLNPLRDGLTWLPWWSVLLLVAAVAWLVGTWATALTATASMAAIGVLGVWTKSLDTLSQVLAALVVTLVLGVLAGVLCARAGRLERWLRPVLDAMQTMPQFVYLIPVVALFGVTRASAIIAAVVYALPAVVRITTQGLREVDPAAMEAARSLGASTRQQLLQVQLPLARPALQLAVNQGVVLVLAVVVVGGLVGGGALGYDVVKGLSRGEMGIGMTAGVAIVCLGLVLDRLTQPAAARRTRSH; this is encoded by the coding sequence GTGACCGCCGCCGTCTCCGCCCCCGCGGCCCGCAAGGTTGCCTCCTTCCGGGATCTCGCGAGACACCGGGTAGGGAGCAAGCTGGTCGTCCTCGGCGCGCTCGCGCTCGTGCTCGTACCGCTCGGCATCGGGTTGTGGGGCAGCGGCAGCTGGCCGGCAGCGCTGACCGTCGACGTGTCCGGGCCGCTCGACGACGCCAACGCCTGGGTCGTCGACAACCGCGAGACCCACCCGCTCTTCCTCTACTTCCTGCTGCATCTGTCCAACACCGCGACCGACGCCGTCACGGCAGTCCACAACGCGCTGGACGCCATGGGCTGGACCGGTGTGCTGGCCGCCGGGGTGCTGTTCGCCTGGCGGGCCGCCGGACTGGGGCGCAAGGGGATCAAGGTCGCGGCCACCGCGCTCGGGGCGTTCGCCGTGTGCGGGCTGCTGGGGATGTGGGAAGCCACCTTGCTCACCATCGCGCTGATGATCGTCGCCGTGGTCGCCGCGGCACTGCTCGGCGTGCTCATCGGGCTCCCGGCCGGGCTGTCCGACCGGGTCGACCGCGCCCTGCGGCCCGTACTCGACACCATGCAGGTGCTGCCGGCCTTCGCCTACCTGCTGCCGTTCGTGCTGGTCTTCGGCACCGGTACGCCCGCCGCACTGTTCTGCACCGTCATCTACGCGGCCCCGCCGATGGCCCGCCTCACCGCACTCGGCCTGCGCGGCGCCGACCCTTCCGTGCTGGAGGCGTCCGCGTCGCTCGGCGCGAGCCCGTGGCAGCGGCTGAGGACGGCGCGCCTGCCGCTCGCCCGCAAGCAGATGCTCCTCGGCCTCAACCAGACGATCATGATGGCGCTCTCGATGGTCGTGATCGCCGCCCTCGTCGGCGCCGGCGGCCTCGGCGAAGAGGTCTACTCGGCGCTGTCCACCGTCGACGTCGGCAGGGCGCTCGCCGCCGGCATCCCGATCGTGCTGATCGCCGTCTGGCTGGACCGTACGACCGCGGCGGCCGGTGACCGGATCGGCGAGAGCGCCCCGGGCGGCGGCCCGCTGCACGGCCGTTCGGCGTGGGCGCTGGTCCTCGCCGCGGTCGGGGCCGCGGTCCTGCTCCGGTTCGCCGTGGGCAAGGCGTGGCCGGAGGGCTGGACGTACGACATCTCCACGCCCGTGAACAAGGCGCAGGACTGGATCACGGAGCACTTCGCCTCCGGTATCCCCGTCCTCGGCGGTACCGAGGTCTGGTCCGAGCACTTCACGCTGTGGGTCCTCAACCCGCTCCGGGACGGCCTGACCTGGCTGCCCTGGTGGTCGGTACTGCTGCTCGTCGCCGCGGTCGCGTGGCTGGTGGGCACCTGGGCGACCGCACTGACCGCCACGGCCTCGATGGCCGCGATCGGTGTGCTCGGCGTGTGGACGAAGTCCCTCGACACCCTCTCCCAGGTGCTCGCGGCGCTGGTCGTCACCCTCGTGCTGGGCGTGCTCGCGGGCGTCCTCTGCGCCCGGGCCGGGCGGCTGGAGCGCTGGCTGCGGCCGGTGCTCGACGCCATGCAGACCATGCCGCAGTTCGTCTATCTCATCCCGGTGGTCGCGCTGTTCGGCGTCACCCGGGCCTCGGCGATCATCGCTGCCGTCGTGTACGCGCTGCCCGCCGTCGTACGCATCACCACGCAGGGGCTGCGCGAGGTGGACCCGGCGGCGATGGAGGCCGCGCGCTCACTGGGCGCGTCGACCCGGCAGCAGCTCCTCCAGGTCCAGCTGCCGCTGGCCCGTCCGGCCCTGCAACTCGCCGTCAACCAGGGCGTCGTGCTGGTGCTCGCCGTGGTCGTCGTCGGAGGTCTCGTCGGCGGTGGCGCGCTCGGCTACGACGTGGTCAAGGGCCTGTCGCGGGGCGAGATGGGCATCGGCATGACGGCCGGTGTCGCGATCGTCTGCCTCGGACTCGTACTGGACCGGCTCACCCAGCCCGCGGCGGCCCGCCGCACCCGCAGCCACTGA